In one Bacteroides intestinalis DSM 17393 genomic region, the following are encoded:
- a CDS encoding 6-bladed beta-propeller, protein MRNVSIKILLFIGALTILSCSSRNNHLEHNNFIQIDLSCRKSQFPLSSFIYDIYAIKLELPTPYFFGVITDVLFTDSTLFVVDKKQGNVFRFKKDGTFLNRIGNRGGGPGEFLSLYNFFIGNQYVFISDLNIRQIHCYTHDGEYVKSISSTFELVYDDIAALPNGKFLCHDIQGHKNESKIWLMNEKGDKEKTLLFHENNYPYSYTDWNTISTTMDNKLNILDPISGIFYLYDIEKNELAQTLHLVSEEKDLSAFRNVETLSEIKDKYAYLSFIINTDNYLYSIWSTSDNIAVCSLYEKGKKNVEVFGMPKMDFPDYSICPIPVSTNLPNAMVAIMTDEYPLEYFPKQYRDGISEQVAVVYVMKFK, encoded by the coding sequence ATGAGAAATGTATCAATTAAGATTTTATTATTTATTGGAGCATTAACTATATTAAGTTGCTCTTCTAGGAATAATCACTTAGAACATAATAATTTTATCCAGATAGATTTATCTTGTCGAAAAAGTCAATTTCCTCTATCTTCTTTTATATATGATATATATGCTATTAAATTAGAACTTCCGACCCCTTATTTTTTTGGAGTAATTACAGATGTCCTGTTTACAGATTCAACACTTTTTGTAGTGGATAAGAAGCAAGGTAATGTGTTCCGTTTTAAGAAAGATGGTACTTTTTTGAATAGAATTGGAAACAGAGGGGGAGGTCCAGGGGAGTTTCTTAGTTTATATAATTTTTTTATAGGAAATCAATATGTATTTATTAGTGACCTGAATATAAGGCAAATACATTGCTATACGCATGATGGAGAATATGTTAAATCTATTTCTTCTACATTTGAATTGGTTTATGATGATATAGCAGCTTTACCTAATGGGAAATTTTTGTGTCATGACATACAAGGGCATAAAAATGAAAGTAAAATTTGGCTTATGAATGAGAAAGGGGATAAGGAAAAGACATTATTATTTCATGAGAATAATTATCCTTATAGTTATACTGATTGGAATACTATTAGTACTACTATGGATAATAAATTGAATATATTGGATCCTATATCTGGCATTTTTTATCTTTATGATATAGAGAAAAATGAGTTAGCACAAACTTTGCATTTGGTATCTGAAGAGAAGGATTTGTCTGCTTTCAGAAATGTCGAAACACTCTCTGAAATAAAAGATAAATATGCATATCTCTCTTTTATAATAAATACTGATAATTATTTATATTCTATATGGTCTACTTCGGATAATATTGCAGTGTGTTCTCTTTACGAGAAAGGTAAAAAAAATGTGGAAGTTTTTGGAATGCCAAAAATGGATTTCCCTGATTATTCAATATGTCCTATTCCTGTATCTACAAATTTGCCAAATGCGATGGTAGCCATAATGACCGATGAATATCCTTTGGAGTATTTCCCAAAACAGTATCGAGATGGGATTTCTGAACAAGTAGCAGTGGTTTATGTGATGAAGTTTAAATAA
- a CDS encoding 6-bladed beta-propeller, whose translation MKKVKYIFSFFCFLLMTQGCTTVDKTDENSLQRIEFDLNKQHVNIHDVGLISDIAIVNLANEEVILGEINKVIKKYDRIYILDKNKTHSVFIYDNSGNLINFISNVGNGPEEYIQLTDIFTNSMDTTLNLVSRMDRKILKYDLEGANFKQVEYLPKNFRQFSKLEDGYVGYMGNYIEDGKHPKNIFTLSKDLQIKGEFLEIDETWDSKVLDNGSVFSNYEDKTYFIQPMDFNVYSIGTDMISKTYYIDFGDKSWPQDLTEYGDVRRVLRETPERYIQRFYDFQETDNFLIIKLLIKGQYCLALYNKSTQETFVADLTPYTDKYFFPFGKIVGIDENAIYTSIEASEMKVFVTGKNEYNNFESQYPEQIKRLREKLPNINEEGNPFLIIYYFKK comes from the coding sequence ATGAAAAAAGTAAAATATATATTTTCATTTTTTTGTTTTTTGCTAATGACTCAAGGTTGTACAACTGTAGATAAAACTGATGAAAATAGTTTGCAGAGAATTGAGTTTGATTTGAATAAACAGCATGTAAACATTCATGATGTTGGATTAATATCTGATATTGCTATCGTAAATTTAGCTAATGAGGAAGTCATTCTTGGTGAAATCAATAAGGTAATTAAAAAATATGATAGAATTTATATATTGGACAAGAATAAAACTCACTCTGTTTTCATCTATGATAATTCGGGAAATCTTATAAATTTTATATCAAATGTGGGTAATGGACCAGAAGAATATATACAATTGACGGATATTTTCACCAACTCTATGGATACTACTTTAAATTTAGTCAGTCGTATGGATAGAAAAATATTAAAATATGATTTAGAAGGTGCTAACTTTAAGCAAGTTGAATATTTGCCAAAAAATTTTAGACAGTTCTCTAAGTTGGAAGATGGTTATGTTGGTTATATGGGAAATTACATTGAAGATGGAAAGCATCCTAAAAACATATTCACTTTATCTAAAGATTTACAAATAAAAGGAGAATTTTTAGAAATAGATGAGACTTGGGATAGTAAGGTTTTGGATAATGGTAGTGTATTTTCTAATTATGAAGATAAGACTTATTTTATTCAGCCTATGGATTTTAATGTTTATTCTATAGGAACAGATATGATATCAAAAACGTATTATATTGATTTTGGTGACAAATCATGGCCTCAGGATCTGACTGAATACGGTGATGTACGAAGAGTGCTACGAGAAACCCCTGAACGCTATATTCAACGTTTTTATGATTTTCAAGAAACTGACAATTTCTTGATTATTAAACTTCTTATTAAGGGTCAGTACTGTTTGGCGCTTTATAACAAAAGTACTCAAGAAACATTTGTCGCAGATTTAACCCCTTACACTGATAAGTATTTCTTCCCATTTGGTAAGATTGTAGGAATAGATGAGAATGCTATTTATACTTCAATCGAGGCTTCCGAGATGAAGGTATTCGTAACAGGGAAAAATGAATATAATAATTTTGAGTCTCAGTATCCTGAACAGATAAAGCGGCTAAGAGAAAAACTTCCTAATATAAATGAGGAAGGAAATCCATTCTTGATTATTTACTATTTTAAAAAATGA
- a CDS encoding DUF1573 domain-containing protein gives MGQIYKVDFLLENTGNFPLFLNDISASCGCTIPEYEHRCVAPGKKTKITIKITPPSLGYFRKKLTVFCNIKEGSIQLILKGIVEK, from the coding sequence ATAGGTCAAATATATAAAGTCGATTTTTTATTAGAAAATACAGGAAACTTTCCATTATTTTTAAATGATATTTCAGCATCATGTGGTTGTACAATTCCAGAATACGAGCATCGCTGCGTAGCTCCTGGAAAGAAAACAAAAATTACGATAAAAATAACACCTCCCTCATTGGGATATTTCAGGAAGAAGCTGACTGTTTTTTGCAATATAAAAGAAGGAAGTATACAGTTAATTTTAAAGGGTATTGTGGAAAAGTAA